A single Sulfurimonas aquatica DNA region contains:
- a CDS encoding chemotaxis protein CheX, protein MFKTIEDASINFCIHQLRENHLLKDGISDKRTLIAYIDINIEDDTKHRVYIASDESFMQKVSKIFLEEDESDEETLIDMSLETANLIIGSAKVLAEDSDTLSYAISTPHFEKIGVFDFAYDHAKTIVVEDSELTIAIKELNV, encoded by the coding sequence ATGTTCAAAACTATCGAGGATGCTTCCATAAACTTTTGTATACATCAACTTCGTGAGAACCATCTACTAAAAGATGGTATAAGTGATAAGAGAACACTTATTGCTTACATAGATATAAACATAGAAGATGATACAAAACATAGAGTCTATATAGCTTCCGATGAGAGCTTTATGCAAAAGGTCTCTAAAATATTTTTAGAAGAAGATGAAAGTGATGAAGAGACACTTATTGATATGAGTTTAGAGACTGCAAACTTAATTATCGGCAGTGCTAAAGTTCTAGCTGAAGATAGTGATACTTTGTCTTATGCAATAAGCACACCGCATTTTGAAAAGATTGGTGTTTTTGACTTTGCATATGATCATGCCAAAACAATTGTAGTAGAAGATTCAGAATTAACTATAGCCATTAAGGAATTAAATGTCTAA
- the fliN gene encoding flagellar motor switch protein FliN yields the protein MSNQDKHNATHKEHPYNREEELAWMDYSGILDMEVEFVSDLGETELPVREILKLEKGSIIDLKKPAGESVESYVNGRILGKGEVMVYEKNLAIRINEVLDSSAVLYHLSKERL from the coding sequence ATGTCTAATCAAGATAAGCATAATGCGACTCACAAAGAACACCCTTACAATAGAGAAGAAGAACTTGCATGGATGGACTACTCTGGAATATTAGACATGGAAGTAGAGTTTGTCTCAGATTTAGGTGAAACTGAGCTACCTGTAAGAGAAATTCTTAAACTTGAAAAAGGCTCTATTATAGATCTAAAAAAACCTGCTGGAGAGAGTGTTGAGTCCTATGTAAATGGGCGTATACTTGGTAAAGGTGAGGTTATGGTATATGAAAAAAATCTTGCCATTAGAATAAATGAAGTACTTGATTCAAGTGCGGTACTATACCACCTATCTAAAGAGAGACTATGA
- a CDS encoding LPXTG cell wall anchor domain-containing protein, translating to MIKFLLFIILPFSLYASKILSYNIYERTDRADVMITFDTPYNGIIKQSKSQSQLIIKLENASIESARNKRVSSDFLHSIAITPMKNLTQIVALVTPSTKLIVSKTADAYGLRLRFTNKVVNEKNPTTEEKPTSLSGLPTKPETEISTSYYLVIGLLIIGIIFLLVIKKKVQNAGNVKPQDSWLFKSTQNTAETTTPQDSSNSSEQNVSIRFQKTINSTNSVVMLDFGIESYLVLMGNSNILLDKFHDNKPTNQEEFESILQNRHQELEDFLGTGDSDSFTNNKKEPLQAYKERAASLIYSEEN from the coding sequence ATGATTAAATTCCTACTTTTTATTATCCTTCCTTTTTCACTTTATGCTTCAAAAATTTTAAGTTACAATATTTATGAGAGAACTGATAGAGCGGATGTAATGATCACATTTGACACTCCGTACAATGGAATTATTAAGCAGAGTAAAAGTCAATCACAACTAATAATTAAGTTAGAAAACGCATCTATAGAATCTGCAAGGAACAAGCGAGTATCTTCTGATTTTCTTCACTCTATAGCTATTACACCAATGAAAAACCTAACACAAATAGTTGCTTTAGTTACTCCTTCCACAAAATTAATAGTTTCTAAAACTGCCGATGCTTACGGCCTAAGACTTAGGTTTACGAACAAGGTTGTTAATGAAAAAAATCCCACAACTGAAGAGAAGCCTACTTCTTTATCAGGACTTCCAACAAAGCCAGAAACTGAAATCTCAACAAGCTACTACTTAGTGATTGGCTTATTGATCATAGGAATTATTTTTCTTTTAGTTATTAAGAAGAAGGTACAAAACGCAGGAAATGTAAAACCCCAAGATTCATGGTTATTTAAATCAACGCAAAACACTGCAGAGACTACAACTCCTCAAGATAGTTCAAATAGCAGTGAGCAAAATGTATCTATTAGATTTCAAAAAACTATTAATAGCACAAATAGTGTTGTAATGCTAGACTTTGGAATTGAGAGTTATTTGGTTCTTATGGGAAATAGTAATATTTTACTAGATAAATTTCATGATAATAAACCAACAAATCAAGAGGAGTTTGAGTCTATCTTGCAAAATAGACATCAGGAGTTAGAAGATTTTCTAGGTACAGGAGACTCTGACTCTTTTACAAATAATAAAAAAGAGCCTCTACAAGCATACAAAGAGAGAGCAGCCTCACTAATCTATAGCGAAGAAAACTAA
- the dusB gene encoding tRNA dihydrouridine synthase DusB, with amino-acid sequence MKNLSFNNPIYVLAPLAGFTDLPFRSVVKKFGADLTVSEMLSSNALAHGSKKTLHMLEKSSLEDPYSVQISGSDIDIVRQAVEILNEHDGIDILDLNCGCPVPKVVGHGSGSSLLNNLPLMSDIIRTMKETSNKELTSVKIRLGFEEKNHVEIAKVVEGSGADFLAVHGRTRVGKFKAAVDYDAIREIKAAVSIPVIANGDIDSYEKAKWVLEHTGADGVMIGRGAVGSPWIFHQLRTGKEHIDAALKHEIIMEHFDKMIEFYGDFGVPMFRKHTHTYSKGYKGASVLRNEVNNINDINEYRETIDSFFKNNEMAT; translated from the coding sequence TTGAAAAACCTCTCCTTTAATAATCCTATTTATGTATTAGCCCCTCTTGCGGGCTTTACAGATCTCCCTTTTAGAAGTGTTGTGAAAAAATTTGGTGCAGATTTAACAGTTAGTGAAATGCTTAGCTCAAATGCTTTAGCTCATGGGTCTAAAAAAACATTGCATATGCTTGAAAAAAGTTCCTTAGAGGATCCCTATTCAGTTCAGATATCTGGTTCAGATATAGATATAGTAAGACAGGCTGTTGAGATACTCAATGAACATGATGGAATAGATATCTTAGATCTAAACTGTGGATGCCCTGTACCAAAGGTTGTTGGACATGGTAGTGGGAGTTCTTTACTCAATAACTTACCTCTTATGAGTGATATTATTAGAACTATGAAAGAGACTTCAAATAAAGAGCTAACAAGTGTCAAAATTAGACTTGGATTTGAAGAAAAAAATCATGTTGAAATAGCAAAAGTAGTGGAAGGGAGTGGGGCTGATTTTTTAGCAGTTCATGGACGTACTCGTGTTGGCAAGTTTAAAGCAGCTGTTGATTATGATGCTATTAGAGAGATTAAAGCAGCTGTCTCTATACCAGTTATTGCCAATGGAGATATTGATTCATATGAAAAGGCTAAGTGGGTACTTGAACATACTGGTGCTGATGGTGTTATGATTGGTCGTGGTGCAGTTGGTTCTCCTTGGATATTTCATCAACTTCGTACGGGTAAAGAACATATTGATGCTGCATTAAAGCATGAAATAATAATGGAGCATTTCGATAAGATGATAGAGTTTTATGGAGACTTTGGTGTACCGATGTTTAGAAAACATACACATACGTACTCAAAGGGCTATAAAGGTGCTTCTGTACTTAGAAATGAGGTGAACAACATCAATGATATTAACGAATACAGAGAGACTATAGATAGTTTCTTCAAAAACAACGAAATGGCTACATAA
- the dksA gene encoding RNA polymerase-binding protein DksA: protein MQASELNYFKEILEGRKDQINKNINGVNDELNQLNSLELNDEGDYAAVNNNSMIESAIVRQQMKELQEIEVVLSKISHNDYGICQMCEDDIGFQRLKVKPHAIYCIDCREIVEKTK from the coding sequence GTGCAAGCAAGTGAGTTAAACTATTTTAAAGAGATACTAGAAGGTCGTAAAGATCAAATTAATAAAAATATTAATGGTGTGAATGATGAGTTAAATCAACTTAATTCATTAGAGTTAAATGATGAAGGTGATTATGCTGCTGTAAATAATAACTCTATGATTGAGAGTGCAATAGTTCGACAACAGATGAAAGAACTTCAAGAAATAGAAGTAGTTTTAAGTAAAATCTCTCATAATGATTATGGAATTTGTCAGATGTGTGAAGATGATATTGGGTTTCAGAGACTTAAAGTTAAGCCACATGCGATATACTGTATCGATTGTAGAGAAATAGTGGAAAAAACTAAATAA
- a CDS encoding 23S rRNA (pseudouridine(1915)-N(3))-methyltransferase RlmH, translated as MNIEIVSIAKKEKSIYDPLYKDLIKMISRFAKVTDTEIFSKDVTKAHTISPDASQRAYTKALESHINSGYSVTLHPDGKLIDSFEFSKLLNDKMSIKFFIGGAYGFEDEFLNKSDSVISLGNITMSHKIAKAVLLEQIYRGFSILSNHPYHK; from the coding sequence ATGAATATAGAAATAGTCTCTATTGCAAAAAAAGAGAAGAGTATCTATGACCCTCTCTATAAAGATCTTATAAAAATGATTTCTCGCTTTGCAAAAGTGACAGATACTGAAATATTTTCTAAAGATGTAACAAAAGCACACACTATTTCCCCAGATGCCTCACAAAGGGCATATACAAAGGCATTAGAGTCACATATTAATAGTGGATATAGTGTCACATTGCATCCTGATGGAAAATTAATCGATAGTTTTGAGTTTAGTAAGCTATTAAATGATAAAATGTCGATTAAATTTTTCATAGGTGGAGCCTATGGCTTTGAGGATGAATTTTTAAACAAAAGTGATTCTGTTATAAGTTTAGGAAATATCACTATGAGTCATAAGATTGCAAAGGCTGTTTTACTCGAACAGATCTATAGAGGTTTCTCTATTCTGAGTAATCATCCATATCATAAGTAA
- a CDS encoding thiamine phosphate synthase: MKLYALCDQEMLDSRGLSVEYFVNIAKEHNAEIIQYRNKNADIAYIKQQLINIRKIYDGFLIINDAYELIEFCDGVHVGQEDLLKIDEDIFKAVKILRSVIKSEKILGISTHNKEEVLMANDMDLNYIGLGAYRNTSTKKDISGVLGSDIEKIASFSKHLVGAIGGVNLDDNLENITYNVIGSGLLK, translated from the coding sequence ATGAAACTTTATGCCTTATGTGATCAAGAAATGCTTGATAGCAGAGGTCTCTCTGTAGAATATTTCGTAAATATCGCTAAAGAACATAATGCAGAGATAATACAATATAGAAATAAAAATGCCGACATTGCATATATAAAACAGCAACTTATTAACATTCGTAAAATTTATGACGGATTTTTGATTATTAATGATGCATATGAACTTATTGAATTTTGCGATGGCGTTCATGTTGGTCAAGAAGATTTATTGAAAATAGATGAAGATATATTTAAGGCTGTGAAAATTCTTCGTAGCGTTATAAAGTCTGAAAAAATCCTTGGCATATCTACTCACAACAAAGAAGAAGTCCTTATGGCAAATGATATGGATTTAAATTATATAGGTCTAGGCGCATATAGAAACACATCAACAAAAAAAGATATCAGTGGTGTATTAGGTTCAGATATAGAAAAAATTGCTTCATTTTCAAAACACCTTGTTGGAGCTATTGGTGGTGTTAATTTAGATGATAATTTAGAAAATATCACTTATAATGTTATAGGAAGTGGTCTCTTAAAATGA
- the accD gene encoding acetyl-CoA carboxylase, carboxyltransferase subunit beta: MNLLDLFHKTFDNKQPVKAEASAQWITCKSCQSTMYYKEVENQNYVCPKCGFHIRIGVKERLALLADEDTFVEYDASLEPVDPLKFVDSKPYTKRVEEAFAKTGRKSSVVSGSCKMNGVSAQLVIFDFAFMGGSLGSVEGEKIVRAVSRAIENREGLIILSASGGARMQESTFSLLQMSKTSAALAKLASHNLPYISVLTDPTMGGVSASFATLGDIIIAEPGSLIGFAGQRVIEQTIGSALPDGFQRAEFLLEKGSIDMIVNRNELKKTLSDLLTLLKV, translated from the coding sequence TTGAACCTACTTGACCTTTTTCATAAAACTTTTGATAACAAACAGCCTGTTAAAGCAGAAGCATCTGCACAATGGATTACATGTAAGTCATGTCAGTCAACTATGTATTACAAAGAGGTTGAAAATCAGAACTATGTTTGTCCTAAGTGTGGTTTTCATATTCGTATTGGCGTTAAAGAGAGATTAGCACTTTTAGCTGATGAAGATACATTTGTAGAGTATGATGCATCGCTAGAACCTGTTGATCCACTTAAGTTTGTTGATTCTAAACCATATACAAAAAGAGTAGAAGAAGCTTTTGCTAAAACTGGTAGAAAATCATCAGTAGTAAGTGGTTCATGTAAAATGAATGGTGTTTCAGCACAATTAGTTATTTTTGATTTTGCATTTATGGGTGGCTCTTTAGGCTCAGTTGAAGGTGAAAAAATTGTTCGTGCAGTATCTCGCGCAATTGAAAACCGTGAGGGATTAATAATCTTAAGTGCTTCTGGCGGCGCTAGAATGCAAGAGTCAACGTTTTCACTTTTACAAATGAGCAAAACATCAGCAGCATTGGCAAAACTTGCTAGTCATAATCTTCCATATATATCTGTACTGACGGACCCTACTATGGGAGGTGTTAGCGCTTCATTTGCTACCCTTGGAGACATAATCATAGCAGAGCCGGGCTCTCTTATTGGTTTTGCAGGACAGCGTGTTATAGAGCAGACTATTGGCTCTGCATTACCAGATGGATTTCAACGTGCGGAGTTCTTACTTGAAAAGGGTTCTATAGATATGATTGTAAATAGAAATGAGCTTAAAAAAACTCTATCAGATTTACTAACTTTATTAAAAGTTTAA
- the gltB gene encoding glutamate synthase large subunit, which yields MGCNLDLLTSFKDNCGFGLLASIDNTPTHRNLEDAVTSLSRMMHRGAVAADGKTGDGSGLLLSMPKSFFEKELLKNGINVPEEYAVAMVFSNNESDFDVIESVCKNNDLKVIYTREVPINTDALGAQALKMLPTIKQLFVVPDSPVATERLDALVYLSRKEIEAKLQDDKTFYIPSFSTVVVSYKGLVMPTHIKEFYTDLASEDFKISFCLFHQRFSTNTLPQWKLAQPFRTIAHNGEINSVTANRFNVKMKMAAVESGIFTDEEMSKLTDVIQDGMSDSASLDNFMEFLQVNGVDFFKAARSLIPAPWHNDHAMDSKLRAFYEYASACFEPWDGPAAVSLTNGRYVGCVIDRNGLRPAKYIRTTDNRMLISSEYGVLELPEEDVAERGRLQSGEMIGIDLKYGKVLKNEDINEHLKSMHNYDKWLSDNMSYLQEHAITADFEDCEFEESEMEAKQRYFNYTQELNKQVIGPMLKEGKETTGSMGDDTPIAAFSTEQRNFTDFFKQKFAQVTNPPIDSIREKTVMSLNTGFGEKRNILIDDAEHGKRLKTVLPIMSKEKFMILQEFGDETCSKYDPAYKVGKYSTIYTNDLKGSLDALIEKIIVDVRDNGVRTIILDDRDLSPENKVIPMLMLIGCMSQRLLDAKLRHLVSIVAATGEVFDPHSAACMIAYGASAIFPYLLYYTVEQIAQGTEYADDISFNLRRFRRAMGAGLSKIMSKMGISTLSSYKNSRLFDVIGLSNEVVGDCFDGSISLLAGLGYEDIDERLNANHKRAFTGEFEGKAKGLYKGGYYKYRKGEEFHDYSKATIAAIQDAAISAKKEDWNKLKELVNGRDKKFIRDFFELKSDRKAISVDEVEPISEIFKRFSTAAMSMGSISQEAHQTLAEAMNTIGGKSNSGEGGEAKERLKSNRNSKIKQVASGRFGVTPEYLQSAEELQIKVAQGAKPGEGGQLPGSKVSPLIATLRFTKPGVTLISPPPHHDIYSIEDLAQLIYDLKQANPRAKVAVKLVSSAGVGTIASGVAKAYADKIIISGGDGGTGAAPIGSAKFAGNPWELGLSEAHNSLKVNNLRGQVTLETDGGLKTGLDVVKAAIFGAEQYAFGTGALVIVGCIMLRVCHMNTCAVGVATQDEKLRAKFKGNVEKVINYFTLLAEDIREILASLGYKSLEEIVGQDHLLKVIDDEFAKKFDFESLIYRIEGVNTCQVPFNEPYDQNEYEKEIIQELLPTIENPVKPIVLEKEISNLNRSFATRISGEIASRYGNDGLPDNTITLNMKGVAGQSLGAFMTKGININIYGAGNDYIGKGMNGGNIVITAENSGQEFALGGNTCLYGATGGSLYINGQVGERFAVRNSGATTIVEGTGDHPCEYMTGGTVVILGKTGNNFGAGMTGGKAFVYDEDRTFYEKINTELVEAIRIDNDEFDADMFELKNLLKDFVAKTGSQKAQDILHSFRSEVRKIWMIIPRGARPTLEASKRGE from the coding sequence ATGGGATGCAATTTAGATTTATTAACTTCTTTTAAAGACAACTGTGGATTTGGACTATTAGCTTCAATAGACAACACGCCTACTCATAGAAACTTAGAAGATGCAGTAACTTCATTATCAAGAATGATGCACAGAGGTGCGGTAGCGGCAGATGGTAAAACAGGAGATGGGTCTGGCTTATTGCTTTCTATGCCAAAATCATTTTTTGAAAAAGAACTTTTAAAAAATGGTATAAACGTTCCTGAAGAGTATGCCGTAGCAATGGTGTTTTCAAACAACGAAAGTGATTTTGACGTTATAGAGTCTGTATGTAAAAATAACGATCTTAAAGTTATCTACACAAGAGAAGTACCTATTAATACTGATGCACTAGGGGCTCAAGCATTAAAGATGCTACCAACTATCAAACAGCTTTTTGTTGTACCAGACTCTCCAGTTGCTACTGAAAGACTAGACGCACTCGTATATCTTTCAAGAAAAGAGATTGAGGCAAAATTACAAGATGACAAAACATTTTATATCCCATCATTCTCAACGGTAGTAGTATCATATAAAGGTCTTGTTATGCCAACGCATATCAAGGAGTTTTACACAGATTTGGCATCGGAAGATTTTAAAATCTCTTTTTGTCTGTTTCACCAAAGATTCTCAACAAACACTCTACCACAATGGAAACTTGCGCAACCCTTTAGAACTATTGCACATAATGGTGAGATTAACTCAGTCACGGCAAATAGATTTAATGTAAAAATGAAGATGGCAGCCGTTGAGTCTGGAATATTTACAGATGAAGAGATGAGTAAACTTACGGATGTTATTCAAGACGGTATGAGCGATTCCGCTAGTTTAGATAACTTTATGGAATTTTTACAGGTAAATGGAGTAGACTTTTTTAAAGCGGCTCGCTCTCTTATTCCTGCACCTTGGCATAATGATCATGCTATGGATTCAAAGCTTAGAGCTTTTTATGAGTATGCAAGTGCTTGTTTTGAGCCATGGGATGGGCCAGCTGCAGTAAGTTTGACAAATGGAAGATATGTCGGATGTGTTATCGATAGAAATGGTTTAAGACCGGCTAAATATATCCGTACAACTGATAATAGAATGCTAATCTCATCTGAATATGGCGTACTAGAGTTACCAGAAGAGGATGTTGCAGAGAGAGGAAGACTTCAATCAGGAGAGATGATCGGAATCGACCTTAAGTACGGAAAAGTACTTAAAAATGAAGACATTAACGAACACCTTAAAAGTATGCATAACTATGACAAATGGCTCTCTGATAATATGTCTTATCTTCAAGAGCATGCAATTACAGCTGATTTTGAAGATTGTGAGTTTGAAGAGAGTGAGATGGAAGCAAAACAGCGCTATTTCAACTATACTCAAGAGTTAAATAAACAAGTAATTGGGCCAATGCTAAAAGAGGGTAAAGAGACAACAGGTTCAATGGGTGACGATACTCCAATTGCAGCCTTCTCAACTGAGCAAAGAAATTTTACAGACTTTTTCAAGCAGAAATTTGCTCAAGTTACAAATCCACCAATTGATTCTATTCGTGAAAAAACTGTAATGAGTTTAAATACCGGCTTTGGAGAAAAAAGAAATATTCTTATAGATGACGCAGAACATGGAAAGAGACTTAAAACAGTACTTCCAATTATGTCTAAAGAAAAGTTTATGATTCTGCAAGAGTTTGGTGATGAAACTTGTTCAAAATATGATCCAGCATATAAGGTTGGTAAATATTCAACAATATACACTAATGACCTTAAAGGCTCTCTTGACGCTTTAATCGAAAAAATTATAGTGGATGTAAGAGACAATGGTGTTAGAACTATTATTTTAGACGATAGAGATTTAAGTCCCGAGAATAAAGTAATCCCTATGTTAATGTTAATTGGATGCATGAGCCAAAGACTATTAGATGCGAAACTGAGACACTTAGTAAGTATCGTTGCAGCTACTGGAGAAGTTTTTGATCCACATTCAGCTGCTTGTATGATTGCATATGGAGCTTCAGCTATATTCCCTTACTTGCTTTACTACACAGTTGAGCAAATAGCGCAAGGTACAGAGTATGCAGATGATATTTCTTTTAACCTAAGAAGATTCAGACGTGCTATGGGTGCTGGTCTTTCAAAGATTATGTCTAAAATGGGAATTTCAACTCTTTCATCATATAAAAACTCTCGCCTTTTTGATGTCATTGGCTTAAGCAATGAAGTTGTAGGTGATTGTTTTGATGGAAGCATCTCACTCTTAGCAGGACTAGGTTATGAAGATATTGATGAGAGATTAAACGCTAATCATAAAAGAGCATTTACAGGTGAATTTGAAGGTAAAGCCAAAGGCTTGTATAAAGGCGGGTATTATAAATATAGAAAAGGTGAAGAATTTCATGATTATTCTAAAGCAACAATCGCTGCAATTCAAGATGCTGCGATATCAGCTAAGAAAGAAGATTGGAATAAACTAAAAGAACTAGTTAATGGAAGAGATAAAAAGTTTATTAGAGATTTCTTTGAACTTAAAAGCGATAGAAAAGCGATTTCAGTTGATGAAGTTGAGCCGATATCTGAAATCTTTAAAAGATTTTCTACTGCAGCTATGTCTATGGGTTCTATTTCACAAGAAGCTCATCAAACTTTAGCGGAAGCTATGAACACAATCGGTGGAAAATCAAACTCAGGTGAGGGTGGTGAAGCAAAAGAGAGACTTAAAAGCAATAGAAACTCTAAAATTAAGCAAGTCGCTTCTGGTAGATTTGGAGTTACTCCAGAATATTTACAATCTGCCGAGGAGTTACAAATCAAGGTTGCTCAAGGTGCAAAACCTGGTGAAGGTGGACAGTTACCTGGATCAAAGGTATCTCCACTTATTGCAACACTTAGATTTACAAAACCTGGTGTTACATTAATTTCACCTCCACCACACCATGATATTTACTCAATTGAAGATTTAGCTCAGCTGATTTATGATCTCAAGCAAGCTAACCCTAGAGCAAAAGTTGCGGTTAAGCTTGTTTCTTCCGCAGGTGTAGGGACAATTGCTTCTGGCGTTGCTAAGGCATATGCTGATAAGATCATTATCTCAGGTGGAGACGGTGGTACAGGTGCTGCACCTATTGGATCTGCTAAGTTTGCAGGTAATCCATGGGAGCTTGGTCTCTCTGAAGCACATAACTCTCTTAAGGTAAATAACTTAAGAGGACAAGTGACACTAGAAACTGATGGTGGTTTAAAAACCGGTTTAGATGTTGTTAAAGCTGCTATTTTTGGTGCTGAACAGTATGCATTTGGTACAGGTGCGCTTGTAATCGTTGGATGTATAATGCTTAGAGTCTGTCATATGAATACATGTGCTGTTGGTGTTGCCACTCAAGATGAAAAACTAAGAGCAAAATTTAAAGGTAACGTAGAGAAGGTTATTAACTACTTTACTCTTTTGGCTGAGGATATTAGAGAAATTCTCGCATCACTTGGATATAAATCTTTAGAAGAGATTGTGGGTCAAGATCATCTTCTTAAAGTTATTGATGATGAGTTTGCTAAGAAATTCGACTTTGAATCATTGATTTATAGAATTGAGGGTGTAAACACTTGTCAGGTTCCATTTAATGAGCCTTATGATCAGAATGAGTATGAAAAAGAGATTATTCAAGAGTTACTTCCTACAATTGAAAATCCAGTAAAACCAATAGTATTAGAAAAAGAGATCTCTAACTTAAATAGAAGTTTTGCTACAAGAATTTCAGGTGAGATCGCTTCAAGATATGGAAATGATGGATTACCTGACAATACTATTACGTTAAACATGAAAGGTGTAGCAGGGCAATCACTTGGTGCGTTTATGACTAAGGGAATCAACATCAACATATATGGTGCTGGTAATGACTATATTGGTAAAGGTATGAACGGCGGAAACATTGTTATTACAGCAGAAAATAGTGGTCAAGAGTTTGCACTTGGTGGAAATACTTGTCTTTATGGTGCAACGGGTGGTTCTCTTTATATCAATGGTCAAGTCGGTGAAAGGTTTGCAGTAAGAAACTCTGGGGCTACTACTATAGTTGAAGGTACTGGAGATCATCCATGTGAATACATGACAGGTGGAACAGTTGTAATACTCGGTAAAACTGGTAATAATTTTGGTGCTGGTATGACTGGTGGTAAAGCATTTGTTTATGATGAAGATAGAACATTCTACGAAAAGATCAATACAGAGCTTGTAGAAGCAATTAGAATTGATAATGATGAGTTTGACGCAGATATGTTTGAGCTTAAAAATCTTCTTAAAGACTTTGTTGCCAAAACAGGAAGTCAAAAAGCACAAGATATTCTACATAGCTTCAGAAGTGAAGTTAGAAAAATATGGATGATAATTCCAAGAGGTGCTAGACCTACCTTAGAAGCTAGTAAAAGAGGGGAATAG
- the recO gene encoding recombination protein RecO: protein MQGFIINLNKVKDEDLIVTVLSKGNLETLYRFYGARHGTINIGFKIDYEIEPSSKSTIGRLKDVIHIGFKWINDYKLLRLWQDFISLFHKHLKDAEDIGSFYFELIDNASNEWNKQNPKRVAVEAYVKLLEHEGRLHTEAYCFLCSKEITGDISLIRAFLPTHHNCTHTLGMNQKALKELYENKSSLFLNDKEVDRLWSVLMEGL, encoded by the coding sequence ATGCAAGGTTTTATAATTAATCTTAACAAAGTTAAAGATGAAGATCTAATAGTTACAGTTTTATCTAAGGGAAACTTAGAGACCCTTTATAGATTCTATGGAGCTCGTCATGGAACTATCAACATAGGTTTTAAAATAGATTATGAGATAGAACCCTCTTCAAAATCTACAATTGGAAGACTCAAAGATGTCATTCATATTGGTTTTAAGTGGATAAATGACTATAAACTCCTGCGTTTATGGCAAGACTTCATCTCTCTTTTTCACAAACATTTAAAAGATGCTGAGGACATTGGTTCATTTTACTTTGAACTTATAGATAACGCCTCAAATGAATGGAATAAACAAAACCCTAAACGTGTCGCAGTGGAAGCCTATGTTAAACTGCTTGAACATGAGGGTAGACTACATACAGAAGCATATTGCTTTTTATGCTCAAAAGAGATTACTGGAGACATATCTCTTATAAGAGCTTTTTTACCCACTCATCACAACTGTACACACACATTGGGAATGAATCAAAAAGCCCTTAAAGAGTTATACGAAAATAAATCTTCGCTATTTTTAAACGATAAAGAAGTTGATAGACTTTGGAGTGTTTTGATGGAAGGGCTTTAA